Proteins encoded by one window of Glycine soja cultivar W05 chromosome 15, ASM419377v2, whole genome shotgun sequence:
- the LOC114386303 gene encoding CTD small phosphatase-like protein 2 translates to MPSLKMKSKVSVSCLTETKDLHVCPKSKIISKSPCSKIMISTQKAEIDTTVQNCLDVSSRTQPKDIACDQSIDNKEFLDKENSESEHQFSVCSSVLGKMELTNTCTANLETIFSPAFEPIEVHSQHYTEKDAVSIGDTNMAEVGADEGRSICGYETCDVSDFYISDMIITNLPFGGNSFDDDISETNCLSDYGSTEPSMFTASEQYMILPALEDDIKVGTTSDIISYEETMMVRESASLYSAMGQIRSCNQESDVKSDLDKSECFDPQSFIKNLPELSEIEVNGKPTLIPKQSPRRKSITLVLDLDETLVHSTLEHCDDADFTFTVFFNLKEYIVYVKQRPYLHTFLERVSEMFEVVIFTASQSIYAKQLLDILDPDGRFISRRMYRESCLFSDGNYTKDLTILGVDLAKVAIIDNSPQVFRLQVNNGIPIKSWFDDPLDCALMSLLPFLETLADADDVRPIIAKRYGNKE, encoded by the exons ATGCCATCCCTAAAAATGAAGAGCAAAGTAAGCGTGAGCTGTTTAACAGAAACAAAGGATCTTCATGTGTGTCCGAAatcaaaaataatttccaaaagCCCGTGTTCTAAAATCATGATTTCTACACAAAAGGCTGAAATAGACACCACTGTTCAAAATTGCCTAGATG TTTCCTCAAGGACGCAGCCCAAAGACATTGCATGTGATCAATCTATTGATAACAAAGAATTTCTGGATAAAGAAAACTCTGAATCTGAGCACCAATTTTCTGTTTGTTCCTCTGTCCTGGGAAAAATG GAACTAACCAACACCTGCACAGCAAActtagaaacaattttttctccTGCTTTTGAGCCCATTGAAGTCCATTCACAACATTATACTGAGAAAGATGCAG TGAGCATTGGTGATACAAACATGGCCGAAGTGGGAGCTGATGAAGGAAGAAGCATATGTGGTTATGAAACATGCGATGTATCAGACTTCTACATTTCTGACATGATCATTACAAACTTACCCTTTGGGGGGAATTCCTTTGATGATGATATCAGTGAAACCAACTGCCTATCTGATTATGGATCTACTGAGCCATCCATGTTTACCGCGTCTGAACAGTACATGATCCTGCCTGCTCTTGAAGATGATATTAAAGTTGGCACTACTTCTGATATCATATCATATGAAGAAACCATGATGGTTCGAGAAAGTGCTAGTTTGTATTCAGCAATGGGTCAGATAAGATCCTGCAACCAGGAGTCTGATGTTAAAAGTGACTTGGATAAATCAGAGTGCTTTGATCCACAGTCATTTATCAAGAATTTACCAGAACTATCAGAAATAGAAGTAAATGGGAAGCCAACCCTAATTCCTAAGCAATCTCCTAGAAGAAAGTCAATAACTCTGGTGCTGGACTTAGATG AGACACTTGTTCATTCTACATTGGAACACTGTGATGATGCGGATTTCACTTTTACTGTCTTCTTCAATTTGAAAGAGTACATAGTATATGTAAAACAGAGGCCTTATCTCCACACATTCTTGGAGAGGGTATCAGAGATGTTTGAAGTAGTAATTTTTACTGCCAGCCAAAGCATATATGCAAAGCAACTACTTGATATATTAGATCCTGATGGAAGATTTATTTCTCGTCGCATGTATCGAGAATCATGCCTTTTTTCAGATGGAAATTACACAAAAGATCTTACTATATTAGGTGTTGATCTTGCAAAAGTTGCCATAATTGATAATTCACCTCAG GTTTTCCGATTGCAAGTGAATAATGGTATTCCTATAAAGAGTTGGTTTGATGATCCATTAGATTGTGCACTGATGTCATTACTTCCCTTTCTAGAGACCTTGGCTGATGCTGATGATGTCCGTCCTATCATTGCAAAGAGATATGGTAACAAAGAATAA